The following coding sequences are from one Virgibacillus necropolis window:
- the rpsJ gene encoding 30S ribosomal protein S10 — translation MAKEKIRIRLKAYDHRILDQSAEKIVETAKRSGANVSGPIPLPTEKSIYTVLRAVHKYKDSREQFEMRTHKRLIDIVNPTPQTVDSLMRLDLPSGVDIEIKL, via the coding sequence ATGGCAAAAGAAAAGATTCGAATCCGTTTAAAGGCGTATGATCACCGTATTTTAGATCAATCTGCTGAGAAAATTGTAGAAACAGCGAAGCGTTCTGGTGCAAATGTTTCAGGGCCAATTCCGTTGCCTACTGAGAAATCTATTTATACTGTATTACGTGCGGTGCACAAATACAAAGATTCACGCGAGCAATTTGAAATGCGTACACATAAACGGTTAATCGACATTGTTAATCCAACACCACAGACTGTTGATTCGTTAATGCGTCTTGACTTACCGTCTGGTGTGGATATTGAGATTAAATTATAA
- the tuf gene encoding elongation factor Tu, with protein MAKEKFDRSKSHVNIGTIGHVDHGKTTLTAAISIVMHKKSGKGTVMAYDQIDGAPEEKERGITISTSHVEYETDARHYAHVDCPGHADYVKNMITGAAQMDGAILVVSSADGPMPQTREHILLSRNVGVPSIVVFLNKTDMVDDEELLELVEMEVRDLLTEYDFPGDDVPVIKGSALKAIEGDADYEAKIVELMDAVDEYIPTPERDTDKPFMMPVEDVFSITGRGTVATGRVERGEVKVGDDVEIIGLNEAPAKTTVTGVEMFRKLLDYAEAGDNIGALLRGVSRDDIGRGQVLAKPGTITPHTNFKSEVYVLSKEEGGRHTPFFGNYRPQFYFRTTDVTGVIQLPEGVEMVMPGDNIEMSVELISPIAIEEGTRFSIREGGRTVGSGVVSTIDK; from the coding sequence ATGGCTAAAGAAAAATTCGACCGCTCGAAAAGTCACGTAAACATTGGAACTATCGGACACGTTGACCATGGTAAAACAACGTTAACTGCAGCAATCTCAATCGTAATGCACAAGAAATCTGGTAAAGGTACAGTAATGGCTTATGACCAAATCGACGGTGCTCCAGAAGAAAAAGAACGTGGAATTACAATTTCTACTTCACACGTTGAGTACGAAACAGATGCTCGTCACTATGCACACGTTGACTGCCCAGGTCACGCTGACTATGTTAAAAACATGATCACTGGTGCAGCACAAATGGACGGAGCTATCTTAGTAGTATCATCTGCGGATGGCCCAATGCCACAAACTCGTGAGCACATCTTGCTTTCACGTAACGTTGGTGTTCCATCGATCGTAGTATTCCTTAACAAAACTGATATGGTAGATGACGAAGAACTTCTTGAATTAGTAGAAATGGAAGTACGTGATCTATTAACTGAGTATGACTTCCCTGGTGATGATGTACCAGTAATCAAAGGTTCTGCTCTAAAAGCTATCGAAGGCGATGCTGATTACGAAGCAAAAATCGTTGAATTAATGGACGCGGTTGATGAGTATATTCCAACTCCAGAACGTGACACTGACAAGCCATTCATGATGCCAGTTGAGGATGTATTCTCAATCACTGGTCGTGGAACTGTTGCAACTGGTCGTGTTGAGCGTGGAGAAGTTAAAGTCGGTGACGATGTAGAAATCATCGGTCTTAACGAAGCACCTGCTAAAACAACTGTAACTGGTGTTGAAATGTTCCGTAAGCTTCTTGACTATGCAGAAGCTGGTGACAACATTGGTGCACTACTACGTGGTGTATCTCGTGATGATATCGGACGTGGTCAAGTACTTGCTAAACCAGGTACAATCACTCCACATACTAACTTCAAGTCTGAAGTATATGTATTATCAAAAGAAGAAGGCGGGCGTCATACTCCTTTCTTCGGAAACTATCGTCCACAATTCTATTTCCGTACTACTGACGTAACTGGCGTTATCCAGTTACCAGAAGGCGTTGAAATGGTAATGCCTGGCGATAACATTGAAATGAGTGTTGAACTTATTTCACCAATCGCTATTGAAGAAGGTACACGTTTCTCTATCCGTGAGGGTGGACGTACAGTTGGATCTGGCGTTGTATCAACAATTGATAAGTAA
- the fusA gene encoding elongation factor G, translating into MARDFSLEKTRNIGIMAHIDAGKTTTTERILFYTGRIHKIGETHEGASQMDWMEQEQERGITITSAATTAAWKEHRINIIDTPGHVDFTVEVERSLRVLDGAVTVLDAQSGVEPQTETVWRQATTYGVPRVVFINKMDKIGADFLYSTGTLKDRLGANAHPVQLPIGAEDDFEGIIDLVTMSAYFYEDDLGTRAESREIPAEYKDKADELRAGLIEAVSELDEELMMKFLEGEEITNEELKKAIRDATLNVEFYPVFCGSAFKNKGVQLMLDGVIDYLPAPTDVPPIEGIVPGTEEKVERKADDKAPFSALAFKVMTDPYVGKLTFFRVYSGTLDSGSYVKNSVKDKRERVGRILQMHANSREEISTVYSGEIAAAVGLKDTSTGDTLCDEKNIVVLESMDFPDPVIGVAIEPKTKADQDKMSIALGKLAEEDPTFKTETNVETGQTIISGMGELHLDIIVDRLRREFKVEANVGAPQVAYRETFRGSAEVEGKFVRQSGGRGQYGHVWVKFEPNEEGAGFEFHNKIVGGSVPREYIGSVEHGIKEATESGVLAGYPLIDIKATLYDGSYHDVDSNEMAFKIAGSMALKAAKTKCKAVLLEPIEKVEIVIPEEYMGDIMGDVTSRRGRVEGMEARGPAQTIKAFVPLSEMFGYATALRSNTQGRGTFTMHFDHFEEVPKSISEEIIKKNAGE; encoded by the coding sequence ATGGCTAGAGATTTCTCCTTGGAGAAGACACGCAACATTGGTATTATGGCGCACATTGATGCAGGAAAAACCACTACTACTGAGCGTATTCTTTTCTATACAGGACGTATTCATAAAATTGGTGAAACCCATGAAGGTGCATCTCAAATGGACTGGATGGAGCAAGAGCAGGAACGTGGAATTACAATCACGTCTGCTGCAACAACTGCTGCATGGAAAGAACACCGTATTAATATCATTGATACACCTGGACACGTAGATTTCACCGTTGAGGTGGAGCGTTCATTGCGTGTACTTGATGGAGCAGTAACAGTACTTGATGCACAATCAGGTGTAGAACCACAAACTGAAACAGTGTGGCGTCAAGCAACAACATACGGCGTACCACGTGTTGTATTTATTAACAAAATGGATAAAATCGGTGCAGACTTCCTATACTCTACAGGAACGTTGAAAGACCGTTTAGGTGCAAATGCACATCCTGTTCAGTTACCAATTGGTGCTGAAGATGACTTTGAAGGAATCATTGATCTTGTTACAATGAGTGCTTATTTCTATGAAGATGATTTAGGAACTAGAGCTGAATCTCGCGAGATTCCTGCAGAGTACAAAGATAAAGCAGATGAATTACGTGCTGGATTAATTGAAGCTGTTTCTGAATTAGACGAAGAGTTGATGATGAAGTTCCTTGAAGGTGAAGAGATTACGAACGAAGAGCTAAAAAAGGCAATTCGTGACGCTACATTGAATGTTGAATTTTATCCAGTATTCTGTGGATCAGCGTTTAAAAACAAAGGTGTTCAATTAATGCTTGATGGCGTTATTGATTACTTACCTGCACCAACTGATGTTCCACCAATCGAAGGTATCGTACCTGGTACTGAAGAAAAAGTGGAACGTAAAGCAGATGATAAAGCACCATTCTCAGCGCTAGCATTTAAAGTAATGACAGATCCTTACGTAGGTAAACTAACATTTTTCCGCGTGTACTCTGGAACTTTAGATTCTGGATCATATGTAAAGAACTCTGTAAAAGATAAGCGTGAGCGTGTAGGACGTATCCTGCAGATGCATGCTAACTCTCGTGAAGAGATTTCAACTGTATACTCTGGTGAGATAGCTGCCGCAGTTGGGTTGAAAGATACGTCAACTGGAGATACACTTTGTGATGAAAAGAACATTGTTGTTTTAGAATCTATGGACTTCCCGGATCCAGTTATCGGGGTAGCTATTGAACCTAAAACAAAAGCGGACCAAGATAAAATGTCGATTGCTTTAGGTAAACTTGCTGAAGAAGATCCGACATTTAAAACTGAAACAAACGTAGAAACTGGTCAAACAATTATTTCAGGTATGGGTGAGCTTCATCTAGACATCATTGTTGACCGTTTGAGACGTGAGTTTAAAGTAGAAGCAAATGTTGGAGCGCCTCAGGTTGCTTATCGTGAAACATTCCGTGGTTCTGCTGAAGTGGAAGGTAAATTTGTACGCCAATCTGGTGGACGTGGACAGTATGGACACGTTTGGGTTAAGTTTGAACCAAATGAAGAAGGTGCTGGCTTCGAATTTCACAACAAAATCGTTGGTGGTTCGGTACCGCGTGAATACATCGGATCTGTTGAACATGGTATTAAAGAAGCAACAGAGAGTGGTGTGCTAGCTGGCTATCCATTGATTGACATCAAAGCGACACTTTATGATGGTAGTTATCATGATGTTGACTCGAATGAGATGGCATTTAAAATAGCTGGTTCTATGGCGTTAAAAGCTGCTAAAACTAAATGTAAAGCGGTTCTTCTTGAACCAATTGAAAAGGTTGAAATCGTTATTCCAGAAGAATACATGGGTGATATCATGGGAGATGTAACATCTCGTCGTGGACGTGTTGAAGGTATGGAAGCACGCGGGCCTGCTCAGACTATTAAAGCATTTGTTCCACTCTCAGAAATGTTCGGCTATGCGACAGCATTACGTTCAAACACACAAGGACGCGGAACATTTACTATGCATTTTGATCATTTTGAGGAAGTGCCAAAGAGCATCTCTGAGGAAATTATCAAAAAAAATGCTGGTGAGTAA
- the rpsG gene encoding 30S ribosomal protein S7, producing the protein MPRKGPIPKRDVLPDPLYNSKLVTRLINQIMIDGKRGKAQKILYNAFTLIAERSGQNAMEVFEQAMKNVMPVLEVRARRVGGSNYQVPMEVRPERRQALGLRYVVNYSRLRGEKTMEERLANEILDASNNTGAAVKKREEMHKMAEANKAFAHYRW; encoded by the coding sequence ATGCCACGTAAAGGACCAATACCTAAACGCGATGTCTTGCCAGATCCACTTTATAATTCAAAATTAGTGACTCGTTTAATCAACCAAATCATGATTGACGGAAAACGAGGTAAGGCTCAAAAAATTCTTTATAATGCATTTACATTGATCGCAGAACGTAGCGGGCAAAATGCTATGGAAGTTTTTGAACAAGCAATGAAAAACGTAATGCCAGTATTAGAGGTTCGCGCACGTCGTGTTGGTGGATCAAACTACCAAGTACCGATGGAAGTACGCCCAGAACGTCGTCAAGCACTTGGACTTCGTTATGTTGTGAATTACTCACGCCTACGCGGAGAAAAAACAATGGAAGAGCGTCTTGCTAACGAAATCCTAGATGCTTCAAATAACACTGGTGCTGCAGTTAAAAAACGCGAAGAAATGCACAAGATGGCGGAAGCAAACAAAGCATTTGCTCACTACCGCTGGTAA
- the rpsL gene encoding 30S ribosomal protein S12, with the protein MPTINQLVRKGRVSKPRKSDSPALNRGYNSFKKKFTNENAPQKRGVCTRVGTLTPKKPNSALRKYARVRLSNNMEVTAYIPGIGHNLQEHSVVLIRGGRVKDLPGVRYHVIRGALDTAGVQGRAQGRSKYGTKRPKK; encoded by the coding sequence ATGCCTACTATAAATCAACTTGTACGTAAAGGTCGTGTAAGCAAACCAAGAAAGTCTGACTCTCCAGCACTAAACAGAGGGTATAACAGCTTTAAAAAGAAATTCACGAATGAAAACGCGCCACAAAAACGTGGAGTATGTACTCGTGTTGGTACTTTAACACCTAAGAAGCCAAACTCAGCACTTCGTAAATATGCACGTGTTCGTTTGTCAAACAACATGGAAGTAACAGCATATATCCCTGGGATTGGACACAATTTACAAGAGCATAGTGTTGTATTAATCCGTGGCGGTCGTGTAAAAGACTTACCAGGTGTACGTTACCATGTTATTCGTGGAGCGTTAGATACAGCAGGTGTACAAGGACGCGCTCAAGGCCGTTCAAAATATGGTACAAAACGCCCTAAAAAATAA
- a CDS encoding ribosomal L7Ae/L30e/S12e/Gadd45 family protein encodes MSYEKVTKGQSRLIIGTKQTLKAMKSGDVSEVFLADDADKKLTGKIADLASELDIMCHHVDSMKKLGAACGIDVGASTVAIKKD; translated from the coding sequence ATGTCTTATGAAAAAGTAACCAAAGGACAATCACGTCTAATAATCGGAACGAAGCAAACACTTAAAGCTATGAAAAGTGGCGATGTAAGTGAAGTGTTTCTTGCTGATGATGCTGATAAAAAGCTAACTGGGAAGATAGCTGATCTAGCTTCTGAGCTAGATATTATGTGTCACCATGTAGATTCCATGAAAAAACTAGGAGCCGCTTGTGGCATAGACGTTGGTGCATCTACGGTAGCAATTAAAAAAGATTAG
- the rpoC gene encoding DNA-directed RNA polymerase subunit beta', protein MLDVNNFEYMKIGLASPEKIRSWSYGEVKKPETINYRTLKPEKDGLFCERIFGPQKDWECHCGKYKRVRYKGVVCDRCGVEVTKAKVRRERMGHIELAAPVSHIWYFKGIPSRMGLVLDMSPRALEEVIYFAAYIVTESGNTPLEKKQLLSEKEYRAYYDKYGKSFKAQMGAEAIRKLLHDIDLEKEVVALKEELKTAKGQRRTRAIKRLEVLESFRNSGNDTSWMVLDVLPVIPPEIRPMVQLDGGRFATSDLNDLYRRVINRNNRLKRLLDLGAPSIIVQNEKRMLQEAVDALIDNGRRGRPVTGPGNRPLKSLSHMLKGKQGRFRQNLLGKRVDYSGRSVIVVGPSLKMYQCGLPKEMALELFKPFVMKELVGRGLAHNIKSAKRKIERVHPEVWDVLEEVIREHPVLLNRAPTLHRLGIQAFEPTLVEGRAIRLHPLVCTAYNADFDGDQMAVHVPLSAEAQAEARILMLAAQNILNPKDGKPVVTPSQDMVLGNYYLTMEREDAIGEGSIFKDTNEALIAYQNGYVHLHTRVAVQASSLNNKTFTEEQHNQLLLTTVGKLVFNEILPESFPYINEPTNSNLEVCTPAHYFVEKGTNVKEEIKKRDTNLPFKKGILGDIIAEVFKRFKISETSKMLDRMKDLGFSYSTKAGMTVGISDIVVLKEKEVILVEAQTKVDNVQKQFRRGLITEEERYDRVIAIWSKAKDDIQAKLMKSLDSRNPIFMMSDSGARGNASNFTQLAGMRGLMANPAGRIIELPIKSSFREGLTVLEYFISTHGARKGLADTALKTADSGYLTRRLVDVAQDVIVRDADCGTDRGLKVSAIKDGAELIEPLIDRLIGRTIFETVRHPKTGDVIIEDDTVISEDQARTIIDSGIEEVTIRSAFTCNTKHGVCQKCYGRNLATGDEVEVGEAVGIIAAQSIGEPGTQLTMRTFHTGGVAGDDITQGLPRIQEIFEARHPKGQAVISEVDGTVHEIKEVKDKQEIIVQGEVEQRPYTVPYNARIKVAEGDVVIAGQELTEGSVDPKELLQVQGVDGVQTYLLREVQRVYRMQGVEIGDKHVEVMVRQMLRKVRVVDSGDTSVLPGSLLEIHQFKEANHGILNEGKQPAVGKPVLLGITKASLETDSFLSAASFQETTRVLTDAAIKGKRDELLGLKENVIIGKLVPAGTGMQRYRKIEASLDDLKPESDENKEAEVETETVN, encoded by the coding sequence TTGCTAGATGTAAATAACTTTGAGTATATGAAAATCGGTTTAGCTTCACCTGAGAAAATTCGCTCGTGGTCATACGGCGAGGTAAAGAAACCAGAAACAATTAACTACCGTACATTAAAACCTGAGAAAGACGGCTTATTTTGTGAACGGATCTTTGGTCCACAAAAAGACTGGGAATGTCATTGTGGGAAATACAAACGTGTCCGTTATAAAGGCGTTGTTTGTGATCGATGTGGAGTAGAGGTTACAAAGGCAAAGGTACGTCGTGAACGAATGGGACATATTGAATTGGCTGCTCCTGTTTCACATATTTGGTATTTTAAAGGGATTCCTAGTCGGATGGGACTTGTTTTAGATATGTCACCTCGTGCTTTGGAAGAGGTTATCTATTTTGCGGCGTATATCGTTACAGAATCAGGTAATACCCCACTTGAGAAAAAGCAGTTGCTTTCAGAAAAAGAATACCGTGCTTATTATGATAAATATGGTAAGTCTTTTAAAGCTCAAATGGGTGCTGAGGCAATTCGAAAGCTTTTACATGATATCGACCTTGAGAAAGAGGTAGTTGCATTAAAAGAGGAGTTAAAAACAGCTAAAGGCCAACGTAGAACTCGTGCGATTAAACGATTAGAGGTATTAGAATCATTCCGTAATTCTGGAAATGACACGTCATGGATGGTATTAGATGTATTACCAGTAATTCCTCCAGAAATTCGCCCAATGGTACAACTTGATGGCGGACGTTTTGCAACATCTGATTTAAATGATTTGTATCGCCGCGTTATAAACCGTAACAATCGCTTGAAACGGTTGCTCGATCTTGGTGCGCCAAGCATCATCGTACAAAATGAAAAGCGTATGTTACAAGAAGCGGTTGATGCATTGATTGATAATGGTCGTCGTGGACGCCCAGTTACTGGTCCAGGTAATAGACCGTTAAAGTCACTTTCACACATGTTGAAAGGAAAACAAGGTCGTTTCCGTCAAAACCTATTAGGTAAACGTGTTGACTATTCAGGGCGTTCGGTTATTGTGGTAGGACCTAGCTTAAAAATGTATCAATGTGGATTACCAAAAGAAATGGCACTTGAATTATTTAAGCCATTTGTTATGAAAGAGTTGGTAGGTAGAGGTTTAGCACATAATATCAAGTCAGCTAAACGTAAAATTGAACGTGTTCATCCTGAGGTTTGGGATGTTTTAGAGGAAGTAATTCGTGAACACCCAGTATTACTAAATCGAGCACCTACATTGCATAGACTCGGAATTCAAGCCTTTGAGCCAACATTAGTAGAAGGTCGCGCAATTCGTTTGCATCCACTAGTTTGTACAGCATACAATGCTGACTTTGATGGTGACCAAATGGCCGTGCACGTTCCGCTATCTGCTGAGGCGCAGGCTGAAGCACGTATCTTGATGTTAGCAGCCCAAAATATTCTTAATCCAAAAGATGGTAAACCAGTTGTTACACCATCACAGGATATGGTATTAGGTAATTATTATTTGACAATGGAGCGCGAAGACGCAATAGGTGAAGGTAGTATATTTAAAGATACTAATGAAGCATTGATTGCATATCAAAATGGATATGTTCATCTGCATACCAGGGTTGCTGTTCAAGCAAGTTCCTTGAATAATAAAACATTTACCGAGGAACAACATAATCAATTGTTGTTAACAACAGTAGGTAAATTAGTATTTAATGAGATTTTACCAGAATCATTCCCGTATATTAATGAGCCGACAAACAGTAATCTTGAAGTTTGCACACCAGCTCATTATTTTGTTGAAAAAGGTACAAATGTTAAAGAAGAGATCAAGAAACGCGATACTAACCTACCATTTAAAAAGGGTATCTTAGGTGACATCATCGCAGAAGTCTTTAAACGATTTAAAATCAGTGAAACGTCTAAAATGCTTGACCGCATGAAAGATCTTGGCTTTAGTTATTCAACAAAAGCTGGTATGACAGTAGGTATATCAGATATCGTAGTGCTAAAAGAAAAGGAAGTAATTCTAGTTGAAGCACAAACGAAAGTTGATAATGTTCAGAAACAGTTCCGCAGAGGTCTGATCACTGAAGAGGAACGTTATGATCGAGTAATTGCGATTTGGTCAAAAGCAAAAGATGACATTCAAGCTAAACTAATGAAATCTCTTGATTCTAGAAACCCTATCTTTATGATGAGTGATTCCGGAGCAAGAGGTAACGCATCAAACTTTACACAGTTAGCTGGTATGCGAGGATTAATGGCAAACCCGGCTGGACGTATTATTGAGCTACCGATTAAGTCAAGTTTCCGTGAAGGGTTAACTGTACTGGAGTACTTTATCTCTACCCATGGTGCTCGTAAAGGACTTGCCGATACAGCACTTAAGACAGCTGACTCAGGTTACCTGACACGTCGTTTAGTTGATGTTGCGCAAGATGTTATTGTACGCGATGCAGATTGTGGTACAGATAGAGGCCTAAAAGTTTCTGCAATTAAAGATGGAGCAGAATTGATTGAACCATTGATAGACCGCTTGATAGGTCGGACAATATTTGAGACTGTTCGCCATCCTAAAACTGGCGATGTAATTATCGAGGACGATACGGTTATTTCAGAAGATCAAGCGAGAACAATTATAGATTCTGGAATTGAAGAAGTAACAATCCGTTCTGCATTTACATGTAATACGAAGCATGGCGTATGCCAAAAATGTTATGGACGTAACCTTGCAACTGGTGATGAAGTAGAAGTAGGTGAAGCAGTAGGTATTATTGCTGCTCAATCTATTGGTGAACCAGGTACACAGTTAACTATGCGTACATTCCACACTGGTGGAGTTGCTGGGGATGATATCACACAAGGTTTACCACGTATTCAAGAAATTTTTGAAGCGCGTCATCCGAAAGGGCAAGCTGTTATTAGTGAAGTCGACGGTACGGTTCATGAAATCAAGGAAGTTAAGGATAAGCAAGAGATTATTGTTCAAGGTGAGGTAGAACAACGTCCATATACAGTTCCTTATAACGCTCGAATTAAAGTGGCGGAAGGAGACGTAGTAATTGCTGGTCAAGAACTGACGGAAGGTTCCGTCGATCCAAAAGAACTTCTTCAGGTTCAGGGTGTTGATGGTGTTCAAACTTACCTTCTCCGCGAGGTTCAACGTGTTTACCGTATGCAAGGTGTAGAAATTGGAGATAAACACGTTGAGGTAATGGTACGTCAAATGCTACGTAAGGTACGTGTAGTTGACTCAGGGGATACAAGCGTATTACCTGGATCATTACTTGAAATCCATCAATTCAAGGAAGCTAATCATGGCATTCTAAACGAAGGAAAACAGCCTGCCGTTGGTAAACCGGTATTACTAGGTATTACAAAAGCTTCACTTGAAACAGATTCATTCTTATCTGCAGCTTCATTCCAAGAAACAACTCGCGTATTAACGGATGCTGCAATTAAAGGTAAACGCGATGAGCTGTTAGGATTGAAAGAAAATGTTATCATTGGTAAACTTGTTCCTGCTGGTACAGGAATGCAACGTTACCGTAAAATTGAAGCTTCACTGGACGATTTGAAACCAGAATCGGATGAAAACAAAGAAGCAGAAGTTGAAACAGAAACAGTAAACTAA